The Erinaceus europaeus chromosome 11, mEriEur2.1, whole genome shotgun sequence DNA window GTCTCCTCCCCTTGTGCTGTGTTACGGTACCACAAAGAGGTTAAAAAGTAGGAAACTGGAGTCACCACTAATATAAGAATTCCATAACCCTGACACAggagaaggtcccaagtggacaccctttgggttattggaaaaggagaaaaggtGTGCGAGTGAGAGAACGTATGAAAATCTTCTGTGTGCTGGCCAGCACGTGAGTGGAAGAAAGAAGGTAATCCTAGGTGCGATTGCAGTGACAATTGTTGCCTTGTTTGTTTccttattatttcattttgacaGGAAGATGGGACAGGCCTCATCAAAACCCTCCCCACTCTCCCCCTTGGAATGTTTGATTAAGAATTTCTCAGATTTCTCTCGCAGGGCAGCCGGATTTGGAGTCCAGGTAGATGCCTTCACCCTACAAAAATTCTGCGCCAGAGAATGGCCCATGTTTGGAGTGGGCTGGCCAGAGGAGGGGAGCCTGGACCCTGGCACTTGCGCGGCAGTGCAGGATGTAATTTTTGGTGAACCAGAGCACCCTGACCAGATGCCGTACATTGAAGTCTGGGCTGGTATCATTTATGATAAACCCAAGTATTTGCTAAAATGTCAGAAGGGTTCCAAGGAAAAGGGAGAGTCAAAAGAAAAATCTGGGATATATGTGGCACGGGGGGCAGGAAAGCGGGGACGCCCCCAGCGCCCCAGCTGTCCCGTCCTCCCGAGCCCCCCTGAGTCTCCACCGAGGCCAGGTAGAAGGAGAGGTAATGGTCCTCCCCCATATTCCAGCTCCCTTAGGCCCACTGCTCCTGAGCCTGACTCCACCTCAGGGGCCCCTCCCGGGCTCTTTAGTCCATCCCACACCAGAGCGGGAACGACTTTCGGACCCAGGGAGACCCATGGGGAGGCGGTACCGGCTGGAGTTTTTCCCTTAAGGGAGGCTGGGGACCGAGAGGCAGAGGGGAGACCACTAAGGATATATGTCCCTTTCACAACCTCTGATTTGTATAATTGGAAAAATCAAAACCCTCCCTTCTCCGTGGACGCGGAAGGTGTAGCAGCCCTGCTTGAATCGGTcttttacactcaccaaccttcATGGGATGACTGTCAGCAGCTGTTAAATACCTTGTTCACtgtagaggagagggagaggattagACTGGAGGGGAAGAAGCAGGCTCAGAATGGGTAGGGGAGGCGCTCACAGATGCTGAGGCGGAGGAGGTGTTCCCACGCAGTCGGCCAAAATGGGACCCGAACACACGCGCTGGATTTGAAGCCCTTTCCAGGTATCGCCAGACTCTATTAGAGGGCATTCGAGCAGCTGGCCGAAAGCCCACTAATTTatctaaggtgaccgagtgtatCCAGGGTGTGAGCGAGGGCCCGATGGCTTTCTtagatgttgttttctccgggctatgttgttttcgccgggctggcttcacgggcgggtaacagacgaccagggactcatggttgagctgtaggcagtatctctttattcatgcaggacgcagcacaatctaagacgagctaagttaaactcaaagtacagtactgtaaaactcacaatgctgtctttatatatacttgccaagtaaggtggaaacaggatgtgacatagagagggtggagagaaaagtgactggtgaaaatcagagtgtgacaaagagggggcagattaggcgagaatcctatcactgaaccacaaatgccctggagggagggtggaacttgttaacagtggttatgtaaatagaatgaagtggttatataaatagaatagtgttaagcaggggggatttaaacctaatgaaacagaaggggtctcatgtataccaacacTTAGAGAGGCTTCACCAGGTCTATCGGACCTGGACCCCCATAGACCCTAAAGCCCCCGAAAATAGGCAGGCTGTCATTCTCCAGTTCGTAGCCCAATCCACCCCAGATATTAGAAAGAaattgcagaagctggaaggttttCAGGGGAAGTCTCTTTCTGAGTTATTAGCCATAGCCCAGAAGGTCTTCGAGAATAGGGAAGATCCGGCTAAGGCTACAGTGGAGCTCAGTAAGAAGATGACCCAGGTTCTTAtgatgagagagacaaagggtagagaagggagaaagagtttTAGGAAGAATACTAGGGGAGAAAGGAGCGGGGGGCAGTGGAGGAACCCGGGAAAAGCAAAGCCTTTAGGAAAGGATCAGTGTGCATTCTGCAAGAGGGAAGGGCACTGGCAAGTGGACTGTCCggaaaaagggaagaggaggaagcctGAAGAAGAAGCACCTCTATTAACCTTTGATTAGGCAGGTCAGGGCTCCCTCAGCCCCCGGGAGCCCAGGGTAAAACTCTTGGTAGGGGGAAAGTTAGTTAATTTTTTAGTGGATACCGGGGCCACACATTCAGTAATTCAGCAACCCGTAGGACCCACTGGAAGGGAAAAAGTTAGAATTGTGGGAGCTACGGGGGAAGTAAGAAGATACCCAAAATCTACCGGGAGGATTGCTGGCCCTGGCCTACAGACTATCACCCATTCCTTCCTGGTAATCCCTGAATGCCCGGAACCACTCCTGGGAAGAGACCTCCTCCACAAGCTACAGGCAACCGTTTCATTTGAGGTAGATAAGGGACCCACGGTGCATCTTGGTGGGCGCATCCTGCTTACTATGCCAGCCAGTGAAGAATACCGACTGTATGAGGACATGAGGCAGGCAAATGATTTGGGCCTGTTAGAGAAGTGGAAGCAGGAGATCCCTAATGTTTGGGCCGAAACTAACCCCCCCGGGTTAGCTAAACATGTGACCCCCATAGTGGTGCAATTGATCAGCTCTGCTACCCCAGCCCGCGTGCGCCAGTATCCCATGAGCCGAGAAGCCCAGCAAGGCATCAGGATACATATCCAACGCCTGAAGAAGGCCGGTATTTTGGTGACCTGCAAATCTGCGTGGAACACACCTCTCCTCCCAGTTCGGAAGCCTGGAACGAACGACTACAGGCCAGTGCAAGACCTGCGAGAGGTAAATAAGAGAGTAGAAACTGTTCACCCCACAGTTCCTAACCCTTACACTCTTCTCAGCCTCCTGCCACCGGAACGGACTTGGTATAGCGTCTTGGACTTGAAGGACGCTTTCTTCAGCATCCCTCTGGCCCCCCAGAGCCAGCCCATATTTGCTTTTGAGTGGACAGACCCTGAAGAAGGGGAGACTGGACAGTTAACTTGGACCCGCCTGCCACAGGGGTTCAAGAACTCCCCAAGTCTGTTCGATGAAGCCTTGAGTAAGGACTTATCTAGTTTTCGAGGCGAACACCCAGGGTGCAGCCTTCTACAGTACGTGGATGATCTTTTAATTGCTGCCTCCTCCCGGAGAGATTGCGAAGAGGCTACTCGGAACCTGTTGAAGGTACTGGGGTCCCTGGGGTACAGAGTGTCTGCCAAAAAAGCCCAATTGTGTGCCCAAGAAGTAACCTACCTGGGCTACCAAATAAAGGAAGGCCAGCGGGCGCTGTCCCAGGCAAGAATCCAGACTGTCTTGAAGATCCCGACCCCGTCCACAAAAAGACAGGTCAGGGAATTCCTGGGGGCAGTGGGCTACTGTAGGTTATGGATCCCAGGATTCGCAGAACTGGCCAAACCCCTCTACGTCGCCACTGGAGGAGGTGATGCGTCATTaaaatggacagagacagaggaaaagaaaggccTTCCAGGCACTGAAAACAGGCTTGGTGAGTGCCCCTGCCCTGAGCCTCCCTGACCTCAATAAGCCTTTTCAGCTGTTCGTCGCAGAAAGTGTTGGGGTGGCCAAGGGGGTGCTCACCCAGACCCTGGGACCCTGGAAGAAACCAGTAGCCTATCTGTCTAAGCGCCTGGATCCTGTGGCAGCTGGGTGGCCGGGGTGCCTGAGAACAGTGGCTGCTGCCGCTTTACTGGTAAAGGAGGCTACTAAACTGACATTTGGACAGACTCTAGAAATTGTTACTTCCCACAATCTGGCAAGCTTGCTCCACTCTCCTCCAGACCGGTGGATGACCAACGCCTGGATCACGCATTATCAGGTACTATTGCTCGATCCACCCCGTGTCACTTTCAAGCAGACAGCTGCTTTGaatcctgccaccctgctccccaatcCGGAGGGCAAAGTCAACCATGACTGTGGAGAAATCCTGGAAGCCCTGACCTCACTGAGAGCTGACCTGACAGACGTCCCCCTGCCTGATGCACTGGTAACCCTCTATACGGatggaagcagctttgtggagGACGGTGTGAGGTATGCGGGGGCAGCCGTGGTCACTAACCAAGAGGTCCTATGGGCAGCTTCACTACCTCAAGGGACTTCAGCTCAGAAGGCTGAGTTAATAGCACTGACAcaagcactcaagtggggagcaAGAAGATAAACGTGTACACTGACAGCAGATATGCTTTTGCCACTGTCCATGTTTACGGGGCATTGTACCAAGAGAGAGGACTGTTAACTGCAGGAGGTCAAGCCATCAAGCATGCACCAGAAATCCTAGCCTTGTTGGCAGCTATATGGGAACCTGAGAAGGTAGCTGTAATACACTGCAAGGGCCACCAAAGGGATGACTCGGATGTGGCGCAGGGTAACCGGTTTGCTGATGACACCGCCCGGAAGGCTGCCAGAAGACTAGTGGGGACTCAAGCCCAATTAGTAGTAGCCCCACCTACAGAGTTATCACCGGACAGACGACCAAGCTATTCAAAGCAAGAGGAGGAATTTGGAAGGAGACTTGGAGGAAAGCCAAGTGAAGACGGGTGGATCATCCTCCCAGATCAAAGGATACTGCTGCCCCAACAGTTGGGAAGACAAGTTGTGACCCTAGCTCATGGAAGTACTCACCTGGGGGGAGAGAAGTTAGCTGAACTAATAAACAAGTTCTATCTAATAGCAGGTTTATACAGGGTTTCCAGGAGCATGGCAAGCCGCtgcgtcacatgtgccagagtcaacGCCAACCCCATCCAGGCCAAGCAGCCTGGAACCCGATGGAGAGGAGAAGAGCCTGGTGAACACTGGGAAGTGGACTTTACTGAAATGCCCACAGCTCCGGGAGGTTACAAGTATCTCTTAGTGATGATAGACACCTTCTCGGGTTGGGCTGAAGCTTTCCCTactaagaaagagacttcccgggtagtggtgaaacaattggtCTTCGAAATTATCCCAAGGTTTGGTCTCCCTTATTCCCTGGGGTCAGATAATGGTCcggcattcattgccaaggtcacccaacaattggctgaaaGTTGCACCCAGATCACCTGGAGGTCCGGTGGGAAGGACCATTTACTGTCATCCTGAGCACACCGATAGCGGCGAAAGTCGCGGGGAAACGGCATTGGATCCACCACACTCGCTTGCAAATTAAATGGAAGCTGCACTGCATTTATCGCCCTCAGAGCTCAGGGCaggtagaaagaatgaataggacACTTAAGGAAACTTTGACTAAGCTAAAGATAGAGACTGGCGGGAACTGGGTTACCCTTTTACCTTTTGCTTTGTTAAAAAGTAGAAATACCCCTTGTGTTTCTGTATTCACCCCATTTGAAATTGTGTATGGCAAGTTGCCCACCCTGGTGCCCCGTATAGGGGCTGAGGAACTGGCTGAAGTAGCCCGAGGTAACCTATTAGAATCTCTGCAGGCTCTTCTGGTAGTGCGGGGAAAGGCCAGACTCGCTGTCCGGACTGTAAAACCGGGAACCCAGAAGGAGGAAGGCCGAGACCGGATGGCACCCTTGTTTGAGCCTGGGGACTCTGTGTTGGTGAAGAAGTTGCACCCAGATCACCTGGAggcccggtgggaaggaccatTTACTGTCATCCTGAGCACACCGACAGCGGCGAAAGTCGCGGGGAAATGGCATTGGATCCACCACACTTGCTTGAAGAAGTTTGTTCCAGACCCCACTGACCCTCCGGAAGCTGACAAGCAGAAGAAATGGCGTGCAGTGCCCACGTCGGACCCCATGAAGGTCCGACTGGTTTCCTCCTAACACTACTGTTTATGCTTTGTTTCAGCCGGAGCTTCCAGGCTGAGTTCCCCAAAGTAGCCCCGATACGCACATGGGAGCTGAGAGACCAAAAGGGGGCGGTAATCAAAAGCCTGTCAACTGCTGGTCAGCCGATTTTCTCCCTTGACCTGTGTGATTTGTTTGGAAAAAACTGGACTGGTTCAACTACCACTGATGGAGGGTGCGGCTCCACAAGCCTGGAAAATAGCCTTCGGGATCGGGACTACTATGTCTGTCCTAGGGAAGGAGGATACCCCCCACCTGGCGACAGCTGCAGAGGAGAGAGATATTTTTTCTGTGGCCTTTGGGGGGACTGCAAGACTCTTCATTGAAAGACGATGACAGGGACTTGCAGTTTACCAAGGTGGATAGGTCTGGTGTCCTGACTAAGCAAGGCACCTGCAACCTTGGGGACTGCAACCCTGTGGAAATGAAGATCAAGACCTGGCATAAGACTGACGcctggagaaggggaaagaagtgGGGAATCCGGTTGGTGTTTACCGGAGAGGACCCAGGGGCGCTCTTCACCATCCAACAGAAGCCGTGGTCCCATGCTCCAGTTGGGCCCCTGCAACCCATTCATTTGGGACAGAACCCCCggaacacccctcccccaccagctGTGGCAGATGTCAGCCCGAATTTCACCGGGACGAGAAGACAGGGTACAAATGCCTCATTTGATGTACATCCCCTTGTGGAGCCACTGGTGAGGTCTGCGGAACTGATGTATAACCTTTTAAATGACTCTGCCCCCAATATCACCCAGGACTGTTGGTTGTGCCTACACCCTGAACCCCCTTACTACATAGGAGTAGCGGTTGAAGCCCAGATAGGGCCTGGTAAGGGGGACATTACGAAGATATCCCTTTCATCGGGAAGCTTGAATAGCCCAGAATGTAAATGGGGGACACAGCTCCATCAGGTAACTTTGAGGGACGTCCAAGGAAAGGGAACTTGTTTTGTCACAGAATATTATCAGCTGGGTGCTTCCCTCATTTGGGATGCTTCCCCCTATCGGGTCCATTGCTCCCACACCATAAAGGCCAGCAGGACCCAAGAGTGGTCCGCCCTCCTAAAGGCTCCAGAGGGAACCTGGTGGGTCTGCACCTCAAGAATGGCCCCCTGCGTTACTTTTTGGGGGGCGGATCAGGAAGAGCTTTGTATTCTAACTCACATCCTGCCCCGCCTGTATTATGCACATGGCGGGACAGGCTGGGCTCACCTGAGGAATCAGGAGGAGGCTCACCTTAAACATAAGCGTGCTCCGGTATTAGTTCCCCTACTTGCAGGAGCAGCAATTGCCGGATCTATAGCTGTAGGAGCAACGGCCCTGGCCAAGGAAGAAACCATAGTTAAATTAGACCAACAGGTAGACCAAGACTTAAGGACATTAGAGGACTTGATGGAAGCTCTTGAAGGGTCACTGTCCTCCCTTGCTGAAGTGGTCCTCCAAAACCGAAGAGGACTTGACTTGCTTTTTTTAAGACACGGAGGATTATGCGTTGCCCTTAATGAAGCTTGCTGTTTTTATGCCAACCACTCCGGATTGGTGAGGAAAAGCCTAAGTGAAGTCAAGAGGAGGATAGGAGATCGGGCACAGAAATGGAAGGAGCTGAGAGAGAGCAACTGGTTTAAAGGCAATTGGTTCTCCAACTGGTTTTCAAACATTTTCTCCAGCTGGCCTTCTTGGCTTAAAACTCTGGTTGCCACCATAGCTGGGCCCTTGATTACTTTGTTACTCATAGTCACCCTGGGTCCCTGCCTGTGGAGAACCTTGGTGTCTATGATCCAGCAACGGACTGGAAAAGTTATGAACTTAGAGACCTATCTAGAGGCTAATGGAGGTCATATTTATTATGACACAGATTATGactcagaagaagaaaagaaaggtgaagaagaatcaaggatttgattcgcggctaagactagtggggaatgtgacaGGCAATAACATGCTGTTACATTGGAACCCCGTCTTcaatattaatgatttattaatatttttcttggTTAAGTTCCTTTTTAGGTTTTAGtgttaagttcctttttctttctttagagtTGAGCTGTTTTGCTGAGTGAAGTGGAAAGTCCCTTGCCCTCTCCCCTTGAACAGAACTAATCAGTGAGGGCcatcaggtgttttgcagaagttctgtaTGAGGGCTGGAAGCCCTGCCTAGAGACTGGTtttatcaggacctctgcacagccccagcagtatgCGGGTTACCAGATGGCCTGGTAAGATGGTAGGGGGATGTAAGGGCCTAATACCTGGTTAAGtcttattggttgtgtgattttgcaacGTTTGAAATTTGCCCGCGCTTCGCtctgtatggaccccgcttttgcTCAGTTTAAAATAATTGGATTCCGCGTTTTCTATAGAATATGATTGGGTACAGATTGTTAAGATGAAGTGTGtgtcccctccctgagtgtactGGATTTCTAtatattgtgtggtttgagccttgttcggggtcgagcttggtagactgctgccagtctccatctcggcccggattgcaattcgttaataaacatctttacttccttgcagtggatggtggtttgatttatgctcgctaacacttAGGCTCTCAGGTCTGAATGGTACGTAATGTttttggtggcaaaaagaaatgtACGTTgtagtgagggagatagcataatggttatgcaaaaagacttaggTGCCTGaggatcacaggttcaatcccctgcaccaccataagccagagctgagcagtgctttggttaggggggaaaaataaacaaacaaactgcaTTTTAATCATCACTGCAAGTGAATGCAGTTATAATGAAAGACTGAGTGTAGGAATCCTAACACACTGCTGGCTCTTACATAATTGAATCATGCTAGACTATTTAGGTATTCATACAAGACTTGAacatatgacaccattatagttCCCAAAGTTAGAGAGTATATGCTTATGTTACCTTTAACTATTTTAGATGTTTTTTTCTGAACTTaaactgtttttgctttttttttttttttttttggtgggtggGGATGGCTCAgtgctacaaatccattgttccttgcggccattttattgtataggacagagagaaattgctagaAGAgggggtaagagagaaagaaagacacctgcagatctgcttcgccacttgtgaaataaagcgtctcccctgcaggtggggagccagggctcaaacccagatccttgcatgggtcccagcacttagttttgtttgtttgttttgcctccacggttatttttcgggctcagtgcctgcaccatgaatccactgctcctggaagccatttttcccttttgttgccctcttgttgtagccttgttgtggttattatcgctattgttgatgctgtttgttgcgggacaggacaaagagaaatggagagaggatgggaagacagagagggggaaagaaagatagacacctgcagacctgcttcaccgcctgtgaagcgactccccttcaggtggggagccagggtttgaaccgggatccttatgcccgtccttgtgctttgcgccacctgcgcttaacccgctgcgctacagcccgactccccacaagatGATTTCTTTGCAAGTTTCTCTTTCCAGAAGCATTTTAAATTGGCCATGTTGCTGACAAAATCAAGTGGTTTTAATTgttgggtttatttttttaatatgtcttTTAGGATTTCCCCAATATAATTAGATCTGATGGCTGGGAATAGAGGAAGAGGACGTGCTGCCTACACCTTTAATATTGAAGCGGTTGGATTTAGCAGAGGCGATAAGTTACCGGATGTAGTATTGAAACCACCCCCACTATTTCCTGTGAGTACATGACTAGCCAAGTTTTTATGGTCTGTATTTTTTTCAtggtcagagaaaaaaaaaaaatcacagttctatatatatatatgacttaaaCCTATCATTGTGATATACCAAAGGTATTTCATTTACCTTCTTGTACCTTAGTCCCATTGTTAATTCgctgaatatttttcttttcagactgCGTTCTTAAAATACTGAATGCAAAAACGTGTACACATTTACAtgaatatattgggttgttggaaaaatcatgacacaaaattttgcatggaaaaatacatcatgggggtcaggcattagcgcagtgggttaagggcacatggcatgaagcgcaaggatcctggtttgagccctgcggctccccacctgcaggggagttgcttcaggagtggtgaagcaggtctgcaggtatctatctttacttccctctctctgtcttcccctcccctctccatttctctctgtcctatcgaacaacaataataataaccacaactatgataaagcaacaagggcaacaaaagggaaaaaaacagcctccaggagcagtggatttgtggtgcaggtatccaaccccagcaataaccctggatgcaaaaaaaaaaaaaaaatacatcatgacttttctgacaacccaatacttcATACTCTGTAAATtaggggaattttttttctttcaattcttgCATCTtctgttgctttttatttttatcataatcatgattattattttattgccaccaaggccaTTACTGGGGTTGGGTGTCTACACAACaagtctaccactcctggtggccatttttgtgtgtgtgtgtgtgtgtgtgtgtgtgtgtgtccagggttatggctggggttaggtgcctgcactatgaatctactactcctggtggccatttttcccactgttgtatctgtttggataggacagagagaaactgaaagaggagggggagagagacacctgcagacctccttcaccacttgtgaagccaccccccttgcaggtgggaagccggggccttgaaccggaatccttgcactttgtactatgtgcacttaaacaggtggtCTGCTGCCCAGAGcaccctccctcctttttcttaatcatttttacgggggcggggggggggtttaaaggtttatagtgcagtcactgattcatgggtacactttctcatctccctgtgaaagttctctgtaaAATACACACCCACAACCTAGGTCCTGTTCCATTATCATACACCAAGACCCCAAAGTTCTCTCcagtcctcctccctctctttccccagaatcctttgctttgatgccatCAACAACACCATGCCCAGTGCATGGTTTACTTTGTGTTCCTCGTCCTGTCCCTATTTAATAAGTCCAGCCTGTAAGATCATTCAGTaattgtcccttttttttttccgctCATCTCATACAACATGGTATCTGCAAGTTCCATCTAAGacgatgcaaaggagatgacttcattttgttgttgttgttgttttgtttaattaTGATAGTGACAGAAATAAGTAAGGCAAGAGATGGGGAGAGCAATGGAGAAAGACCCTtgcagcctgctccaccacttttgaaactccccctcccccccacagatggggat harbors:
- the LOC132541303 gene encoding endogenous retrovirus group S71 member 1 Env polyprotein-like; protein product: MKIKTWHKTDAWRRGKKWGIRLVFTGEDPGALFTIQQKPWSHAPVGPLQPIHLGQNPRNTPPPPAVADVSPNFTGTRRQGTNASFDVHPLVEPLVRSAELMYNLLNDSAPNITQDCWLCLHPEPPYYIGVAVEAQIGPGKGDITKISLSSGSLNSPECKWGTQLHQVTLRDVQGKGTCFVTEYYQLGASLIWDASPYRVHCSHTIKASRTQEWSALLKAPEGTWWVCTSRMAPCVTFWGADQEELCILTHILPRLYYAHGGTGWAHLRNQEEAHLKHKRAPVLVPLLAGAAIAGSIAVGATALAKEETIVKLDQQVDQDLRTLEDLMEALEGSLSSLAEVVLQNRRGLDLLFLRHGGLCVALNEACCFYANHSGLVRKSLSEVKRRIGDRAQKWKELRESNWFKGNWFSNWFSNIFSSWPSWLKTLVATIAGPLITLLLIVTLGPCLWRTLVSMIQQRTGKVMNLETYLEANGGHIYYDTDYDSEEEKKGEEESRI